A window of Micromonospora eburnea genomic DNA:
GGCAAGCTCACCGCCCGCGAACGGATCGACGGCCTGATGGACCCCGGCTCGTTCGTGGAACTTGACGCACTGGCCCGGCACCGGTCGTACAACCTGGGCATGGAGCGCAGACGACCGGTCGGCGACGGGGTGATCACCGGGTACGGCGCGGTGAACGGGCGCCGGATCTGCGTCTTCGCGCAGGACTTCACCGTCTTCGGCGGCAGCCTCGGCGAGGTGTACGGCGAGAAGATCATCAAGGTGATGGACCTGGCCATCCGCACCGGCTGCCCTATCGTCGGAATCAACGACTCCGGGGGCGCGCGTATCCAGGAGGGGGTGGTGTCCCTCGCCCTGTACGCAGAGCTGGTGAAGCGGCACGTGCAGGCCTCCGGAGTGATCCCGCAGATCTCCCTGATGGCCGGTCCATGTGCAGGCGGAGCGGTGTACGCCCCGGCGATCACCGACTTTGTGGTGATGGTCGACCAGATCGCGCACATGTACGTCACCGGCCCGGACGTCCTGCGCACCGTCACCGGCGAGGAGGTGGACCACGAACAGCTCGGTGGGGCGCGCAGCCACAACACGATCTCGGGCAATGCGCACTACCTGGCCGTCGACGAGGCGGACGCCTTCGAGTACGTCCGCCACCTGCTCGGCTACCTGCCGGCCAACAACCAGGAGGACCCGCCCGTCTTCGGTCCGTCGCAACTGCCGGATTCGACCGAGGTGGACCTCGCGCTGGACACCTTGATCCCCGACGACCGCAACCAGCCGTACGACATGCTCCACGTGGTCCACAGCGTGCTCGACGACGGCGAGCTGCTCGAGGTGCAACCGCTGTTCGCCAGCAACATGATCTGCGGCTTCGGCCGGGTCAATGGGCACAGCGTCGGCGTGGTGGCCAACCAGCCGATGCGGCTGGCTGGCGCGTTGGACATCAACGCCAGCGAGAAGGCAGCCCGGTTCATCCGCACCTGCGACGCCTTCCACGTCCCGGTCGTCACGTTCGTCGACGTTCCCGGCTTCCTGCCCGGTGTCGGTCAGGAGCAGGGCGGCGTCATCCGCCGGGGTGCGAAGCTGATCTACGCCTACGCCGAGGCAACCGTCCCCATGGTCACCGTCGTGACTCGGAAGGCTTACGGCGGCGGATACGGGGTGATGGGCTCGAAGCACCTTGGCACGGACGTCAACCTGGCGTGGCCGACCGCGGAGATCGCCGTCATGGGCGGCGACAGCGCGGTGAACGTGCTCTACCGCCGGGAGCTGAGTGTGGCCGCGGATCCGGCG
This region includes:
- a CDS encoding acyl-CoA carboxylase subunit beta is translated as MSRPTTADRLAELARRRAEASEPFDQRAVRRQHERGKLTARERIDGLMDPGSFVELDALARHRSYNLGMERRRPVGDGVITGYGAVNGRRICVFAQDFTVFGGSLGEVYGEKIIKVMDLAIRTGCPIVGINDSGGARIQEGVVSLALYAELVKRHVQASGVIPQISLMAGPCAGGAVYAPAITDFVVMVDQIAHMYVTGPDVLRTVTGEEVDHEQLGGARSHNTISGNAHYLAVDEADAFEYVRHLLGYLPANNQEDPPVFGPSQLPDSTEVDLALDTLIPDDRNQPYDMLHVVHSVLDDGELLEVQPLFASNMICGFGRVNGHSVGVVANQPMRLAGALDINASEKAARFIRTCDAFHVPVVTFVDVPGFLPGVGQEQGGVIRRGAKLIYAYAEATVPMVTVVTRKAYGGGYGVMGSKHLGTDVNLAWPTAEIAVMGGDSAVNVLYRRELSVAADPAAERDRLRAHYEETLCSPYVAAERGYVDAVIMPRETRSQVARALWALRDKRVARLPRKHGNIPL